The Solanum lycopersicum chromosome 2, SLM_r2.1 DNA window TGAAAACTATTTCAATGGAATATGATTGAAAGAGAGGAAAGATGAATTGCTAACCTGGGTAACAgtagaaaaagaataataattaatgtaaaTTTCTATAATTGTGTAAGAGATAATTATggtttttttatgtaaataaattaatactaatatataattataaaagaacAACGTATTGGACTACTGcaaaaaaaggaacaaataaTCAATGTAAATCCCTATAATTGTGTAAGAGATAAATATGATGTattctttatttaaataatttaataattatataaaattataaaaatactaattatttaataaagtaaaatttaattgatttataaataaataacatattttataacccgtaattaaattattttaagcaaaaaattttaaaaagtagatTTAAAATCCGTAatattttctcttaaatttgtatattggGTGATTCTTCCTAAAACGAATAAAATCCAAGTCATATACCATTGATATGgttagttttggaaaatatggacgaattgaataatgaaaaaaataaattaaaccgtggtttgaaggaaaaatgataaaaattcactttaagttctcttattatcattattccctattagttttacaaagggcaactttcacatatagcaaattaaaaaaatcatatgtgaatgctatagcaaagtttgcataattgcgctccatagcaaacatagaaactgtataattcgctatacatatacagttgaagcaaattgtataaaacgaagtgtataaaacaagaaaaagaaagacacttgggcagaaaactgtataaaaatgaagtgtataaaacgaattgtattattataagtgtatagaacgattatatacaatttgaatttgtataaaatgagaaagagagaaaggcaaaagagacttgacaagaaatatacaattgaatcgaattgtataaaacgagaaagagagaaattggatacaatttgaaaattatataaaacaagaaagagagaaaggcaaaagaaactgagcaggggagtatttttattgtataattataagtgtataggacgaaaatatatgaatttgcatgtgtatatataattttctcacgctttatacaaacagaaacacaatttatacatttcgcttctgtttgtataagtgagaaaggcgaggatggagagcgagatttgggagagtggcgagcgagatctggaagagggagagaggggaacaaaatatatgtatttatacaattttctatgCTTTAtgcaattagaaacaatttttatacacttgtgtttttataaaaagtgaggaagcgagcgagagattggaagagagtggcgagcgagatatttaaGAGAGAGTCGCCTGACAACTtattgcaaacgtttgctatggagcacaattaaatcaaaccctagctactccatttattttaggttattagtttgctattatatacaattttcccttttacaAATTcccaaatttcttatttttgcgcatcagattaatgtgtCAGtacatcagattaatgtatcttgCATATCAAATTAGTGTATCTTGCTCATTAGATTAATGTATCACTTCAGGTTAACGTATCTTgcacatcagattagtgtatctcgTGCattagattagtgtatcatgtataaaatatacatcagattagtgtatcatgtataaaatgtacatcagattagtgtatcatgtataaaatgtaatgtatcttacttaaagattaatgtatctcgtgcATCATTTTAATGTATCAGCGCTTATATTATCCTATTATTTGAGATATTTCTGTAATTATACACTTATAAGAgacaaatgataattttatcttaaaagtaTGTAATTTCTGTCTTTTGCCCTTAAACATAATAGaaatttgaatgttttgaaAATCAGTTAAATCATTTTCTCGCCAAATACGTcttcacataaattttattattttatggcaTATTTGAGCTTTTTCCATTACTATTATGATCACATAAAATATTGAATGGTATTATTTTTCACATttcttgaaaattgaaattttagttTTCCTTAGTAACCTTTAAAACAAATTAGTGTAGACATCTCATTTTTTATACTACTAGGTAGAGGTGCACGGGCCCAACATTGAAAGATTTTTaactatctatctatctatctatatatatatatatatatatatatatatatatatatatatatatatatatatatatatatatatatatatatatatatatatatatatatatatatagagagagagagagagagagagagagagagagagagagatggatagatatattatatatatatatatatatatatatatatgaaatatggtTGGCAGTTGTTTTGTTCGTTGTTATGGCTGTGTTATTTAGGTTGGATATAtacaatatttacataatgCTGCATTTTGACTATTAGTCAGCATCATTCAGAAAGCACCTGTGAAATAAGATGGAAAATGAATTCAGTATATTGTTATGGGGAGGAGTTAATGTTGAGTATAGTACTGGtttgtttaaaaatttatcattgatTGCAAGATTTAAGTACCTGTCAATTTCTTATTACAATGCAGCAAAGTCCTTGCTATCACCACCAAAAGTGTACGCCATCAAGATAAAATGGTGTTGCCAACCATATTGCAAAAAAGTATTAAACTATAACAAAAGGAGAGTATCAAATCTTATCCAGAAAATCAGAATCAAACACCTTGATATTAGAAtccaatttcaaaatatttcaaaacttcCCATCAATTCGCATTTCTACCTCAAAGATGTACATAAACAAATGTATATAATAGcttttaatggaaaaaaatctttttaataataataatattttgtattggCAAAGGTCAACCTATTCATTTCACTTTGATAAAGCATTCTTTAACAtgttaaacaacaaataaaataaaaaatgtcaaagGTGCGTTCAACTTGTCATCTACTTTACGCACCAAAAAAATATGGGCTTCTTTTTTAGGCTATTTATTTCTCAGACTTGTGCAGTAAGAGACTTATCCAATAAAATCTCTCCATTATATTCTCCAGACTCCATGTTCTAATCTACCAAACTATCAACAATCAGCAATCAAACTGAAACACATTTCCTAATGCAACACACATCCTGTTTCTATAAATAATCTATCAAATGTAACAGATTTGATAGATTCCCTTCAGCAATAAATAGGGATACAAGTTGTAGCCACATTTGTTATATTTCCagaagaataaaatttaatcataGCATATcatcaaaaacatattttccTATATAGATCTAATCCAGAATTTacatataacatcataaaaaaatcCAACAACAAATGCAAGCATTAGTTTTAAAATCAATAGGACAAACTACATTTATTGTTGCATAGCAATTGAGAGTCGTGTAGAGAGAATACCTTTTAGTCttcttttatcatgatttgCTTCATCTTGCGTTTACTGCTTTCTGGAGTTGTTGGTGTGTCAATGGGCAGTGGCAGATTGCTAGCAATATCTTTCTCGGTGATTGACATGCTAAACAGTTTTGCTGAAGATGCATCCTTGTTTTTGGCAAacaacttctttatttggaCGGTGAATGTCTTACCTAGCAGTATGTGTTGCATGGATACGAGTGACAACAGTTGTTTCTGAAAGATGGAAGAGATCATGTAAGATTAGATTTTTAAGGATTAAACAAGAGGTTGTAGAGTGTTTTACCTTGATGCAACATATGTCATGAATTTCTGCTACAGTTAGAGACAATAGTTCTTCTCCAATTTTATCTGAAATCATGGCTGTTGTTGAACCAGTATCATCTTTGATGGTTACTTCAAACTGGCATCTGatcaaaattcaatatgtttatgttcaatgataattttttaaattgaaaattgttatttagTTTACTAATCGTTACCAAACAAAGATGGCATTTATATAACTTTACAAGAAAGAAAGGACGTTAGCCGGCTAAGAGATGCCTTATTCTTGGTAGTATGCTCTTTGACTACTTGAATGAAcatcataattgaaataaaatataaaagcaaCCAACTCAACACGTATCCAAATTATCTttccactacatcacaatttatCAAAGCCAATTCTTTCAGCCTATCAAACcataattaaataagatataAATAATCTATAACCTGTAACAATATTTTACATCAATAAAATGTTAGCAGTtgcaaaaaaaatgaagtagCTTAAGCCTTAAGAAAACTAAACTATGATACGTAAGGTTGCAGCACCtgaatattttatcatattggttactcaaaaaatggaaaaagaaaacttCGGCATCAGTTTGGGTGTGTGTAGTTTTTGAAGTGAGACACTAAAACAGAATGAGATACTTTCTAAAAGTATGTATTAGATTGAGATAATACTATCATAACTTGATTTGTGGAGTTCCTGCCaatcaaaaaattaagaaatgtcTAATCCACATTGCAAAAGTATGCaatttattggaaaaatatATTGAACTTCCCATGTAGACAGGAACATACTCCTGGTCACAAATTTCAATTCATTTAACTTGAGATATAACTACGAGATG harbors:
- the LOC101256635 gene encoding uncharacterized protein isoform X2, producing the protein MQAQLLISNETQKFCVLVCFDCKQVFPRIWTQRTFYCITCRRQTKLTPRCQFEVTIKDDTGSTTAMISDKIGEELLSLTVAEIHDICCIKKQLLSLVSMQHILLGKTFTVQIKKLFAKNKDASSAKLFSMSITEKDIASNLPLPIDTPTTPESSKRKMKQIMIKED